The Acidimicrobiales bacterium genome has a window encoding:
- a CDS encoding septum formation initiator family protein, which yields MKRAAWPLMVSVVIVGILFLAVFPTRTYLGQRRDLAATQQRLEVLNAENARLAARVERLNTDQEIERLAREQYSLVKPGEEAYAILPSPQAAAAVQAAPEEEADDPGFWSRVWDDVTFWS from the coding sequence GTGAAGCGTGCCGCCTGGCCCCTCATGGTGTCGGTGGTGATCGTGGGGATCCTGTTCCTCGCCGTCTTCCCGACCCGCACGTACCTGGGCCAGCGGCGCGACCTGGCCGCGACGCAGCAGCGGCTGGAGGTGCTGAACGCCGAGAACGCCCGCTTGGCGGCGCGGGTCGAGCGGCTCAACACCGACCAGGAGATCGAGCGGTTGGCCCGCGAGCAGTACAGCTTGGTGAAGCCGGGCGAGGAGGCCTACGCGATCCTGCCGTCGCCCCAGGCCGCCGCCGCAGTCCAAGCGGCGCCCGAGGAGGAGGCCGACGACCCCGGCTTCTGGTCGCGGGTGTGGGACGACGTCACCTTCTGGTCGTAG
- the mazG gene encoding nucleoside triphosphate pyrophosphohydrolase: MTPRVVVAGLGPAGPDLLTVATQAAIERIPRRFLRTRRHPAADAVADAAGFDELYDAADTLDAVYAGIVTALVDAAEENGEVLYLVPGSPVVAERAVELLRTDDRVQVEVLPALSFLDLVQSHIGAAGRLVDGHRFAVEAAGETGPLVVSQCDTKLVLSDIKLAVDDGPTVTVLQRLGLPDEAVFTVAWDELDRAFEPDHLTSLFIPALASPVAAELVRFAELVRTLREKCPWDQEQTHRTLTRHLLEETYEVLEAIEAGDPDHLCEELGDLLFQVFFHATLGAESGDFDLAEVARGIHDKLVRRHPHVFGTVAADTADQVVTNWEQIKKAEKGRSSMMDGIPGDLPSLLHAHKVQRKAASVGFDWPSVDDVYPKVAEELAELQAEPSDEELGDLLFAVVNVARHLDIDPEAALRGATAKFRDRFRGVESLAAERGIDLATAGLPVLDSLWDEVKAW; encoded by the coding sequence GTGACCCCTCGGGTCGTGGTGGCCGGGCTCGGCCCGGCGGGCCCCGACCTGTTGACGGTGGCCACGCAGGCCGCCATCGAACGCATCCCCCGTCGTTTCCTGCGCACCCGGAGGCACCCGGCCGCCGACGCCGTGGCCGACGCCGCCGGCTTCGACGAGCTGTACGACGCGGCCGACACGCTCGACGCCGTCTACGCCGGGATCGTGACCGCGTTGGTCGACGCCGCCGAGGAGAACGGTGAGGTGCTCTACCTCGTGCCCGGCTCGCCGGTCGTGGCCGAGCGTGCGGTGGAGCTCCTGCGCACCGACGACCGGGTCCAGGTCGAGGTGCTGCCCGCCCTGTCGTTCCTCGACCTTGTGCAGTCCCACATCGGCGCCGCGGGGCGGCTGGTCGACGGCCATCGCTTCGCCGTCGAGGCGGCGGGGGAGACGGGGCCGCTCGTCGTGTCGCAATGCGACACCAAGCTCGTCCTCTCCGACATCAAGCTCGCCGTCGACGACGGGCCGACGGTCACCGTCCTCCAGCGCCTCGGCCTGCCCGACGAAGCGGTGTTCACCGTGGCGTGGGACGAGCTCGACCGGGCCTTCGAGCCCGACCACCTCACGTCGTTGTTCATCCCCGCCTTGGCGTCGCCCGTGGCCGCCGAGCTGGTGCGCTTCGCCGAGCTCGTGCGCACCCTGCGGGAGAAGTGCCCGTGGGACCAGGAGCAGACGCACCGCACCTTGACCCGGCACCTGCTGGAGGAGACCTACGAAGTCCTGGAAGCCATCGAGGCGGGCGACCCCGACCACTTGTGCGAGGAACTCGGAGACCTGCTGTTCCAGGTCTTCTTCCACGCCACCTTGGGGGCCGAGTCGGGCGACTTCGACCTGGCGGAGGTTGCCCGCGGCATCCACGACAAGTTGGTGCGCCGCCACCCCCACGTCTTCGGCACCGTCGCAGCCGACACCGCCGACCAAGTCGTCACCAACTGGGAGCAGATCAAGAAGGCCGAGAAGGGGCGCTCGTCGATGATGGACGGCATCCCCGGCGACCTGCCGTCGCTGCTGCACGCCCACAAGGTGCAGCGCAAGGCGGCCTCGGTGGGCTTCGACTGGCCGTCGGTCGACGACGTGTACCCCAAGGTGGCCGAGGAGTTGGCCGAGTTGCAGGCGGAGCCGTCCGACGAAGAGTTGGGCGACCTCTTGTTCGCCGTGGTCAACGTGGCCCGCCACCTCGACATCGACCCCGAGGCGGCGTTGCGAGGTGCGACGGCCAAGTTCCGCGACCGCTTCCGGGGCGTCGAATCGCTGGCCGCCGAACGGGGCATCGACTTGGCCACCGCAGGCTTGCCCGTGCTGGATTCCCTCTGGGACGAGGTCAAGGCCTGGTAA
- the eno gene encoding phosphopyruvate hydratase, whose translation MSGIEHIVGREVLDSRGNPTVEVEVFLESGAKGRAIVPSGASTGTFEAVELRDGGERYNGKGVQQAVAFVNDELRDLLEDVEALDQRSVDSMMIEADGTDNKAHFGANAILGVSLAVAKAAADELDLPLYRYVGGANACVLPVPMLNVVNGGAHADNNIDLQEFMVMPVGAASFSEALRWGTEIYHVLKKVLHDRGLSTAVGDEGGFAPDLGTNEDAVKLLVEAIEKAGRVPGEEVAIALDPASSEIYRDGVYDLAGEGRKLSSDDFVGYWVELCDRYPIVSIEDGMAEDDWDGWAAMTKALGSRVQLVGDDLFVTNVERLQRGIVSGVANSILVKVNQIGTLTETLETVGLATRSAYTAVMSHRSGETEDTTIADLAVATNCGQIKTGAPARSDRVAKYNQLLRIEEDLGESAVFRGLRR comes from the coding sequence GTGAGCGGCATCGAGCACATCGTGGGGCGGGAAGTCCTCGACTCCCGTGGCAACCCGACCGTGGAGGTCGAGGTGTTCCTGGAGTCGGGCGCCAAGGGCCGGGCCATCGTGCCGTCGGGCGCCTCGACCGGCACCTTCGAGGCCGTCGAACTGCGTGACGGCGGCGAGCGCTACAACGGCAAGGGCGTGCAGCAGGCCGTGGCCTTCGTCAACGACGAACTACGCGACCTGCTGGAGGACGTGGAGGCGCTCGACCAGCGCAGCGTCGACTCGATGATGATCGAGGCAGACGGCACCGACAACAAGGCCCACTTCGGGGCCAACGCCATCCTCGGGGTGAGCCTGGCCGTGGCCAAGGCGGCGGCCGACGAGCTCGACCTCCCCCTCTACCGCTACGTCGGCGGGGCCAACGCCTGCGTGCTGCCGGTGCCCATGTTGAACGTGGTCAACGGCGGCGCCCACGCCGACAACAACATCGACCTGCAGGAGTTCATGGTCATGCCCGTCGGCGCCGCGTCCTTCAGCGAGGCGCTGCGCTGGGGCACCGAGATCTATCACGTGCTCAAGAAGGTCCTGCACGACCGCGGCCTGTCCACCGCAGTGGGCGACGAGGGCGGCTTCGCCCCCGACCTCGGCACCAACGAGGACGCCGTGAAGCTGTTGGTCGAGGCCATCGAGAAGGCGGGACGGGTGCCCGGCGAGGAAGTGGCCATCGCCCTCGACCCGGCCAGTTCGGAGATCTACCGCGACGGCGTATACGACTTGGCGGGCGAAGGCCGCAAGCTGTCGTCCGACGACTTCGTGGGCTACTGGGTCGAACTGTGCGACCGCTACCCGATCGTGTCGATCGAAGACGGCATGGCCGAGGACGACTGGGACGGTTGGGCGGCCATGACCAAGGCGTTGGGCAGCCGCGTGCAGTTGGTGGGCGACGACCTGTTCGTCACCAACGTGGAGCGGCTGCAGCGGGGCATTGTTTCCGGCGTCGCCAACTCGATCCTGGTGAAGGTCAACCAGATCGGGACGTTGACCGAGACGCTGGAGACCGTGGGCCTCGCCACCCGGTCGGCCTACACCGCGGTGATGTCGCACCGCTCCGGCGAGACCGAGGACACCACCATCGCCGACTTGGCGGTGGCGACGAACTGCGGGCAGATCAAGACCGGCGCCCCCGCTCGCTCCGACCGGGTGGCCAAGTACAACCAGCTCCTGCGCATCGAAGAGGACTTGGGCGAATCCGCCGTCTTCCGGGGGCTGCGCCGGTGA